The proteins below are encoded in one region of Ricinus communis isolate WT05 ecotype wild-type chromosome 6, ASM1957865v1, whole genome shotgun sequence:
- the LOC8262580 gene encoding probable glutathione S-transferase has protein sequence MAEEVKIFRTWSSPFALRVIWALKLKGIEYETIYEDLSSKSPLLVQYNPVHKKVPVLVHNGKAISESLVILEYMDETWKQYPLLPQDPHERARARFWAKFGDDKVLQSIFYGTFLKQGKELEEGLASATENLQCLEEELKGKKFFGGDNIGVVDLALGWLAHYNSVFEEIIGLKIIDQEKFPLLSEWKQAFASVPIIQENWPPRDKLVAKFVATRQSRLAEENTK, from the exons atgGCAGAAGAAGTGAAGATCTTTAGGACATGGTCAAGTCCATTTGCTTTGAGAGTCATTTGGGCACTAAAATTGAAGGGAATTGAGTACGAAACAATATATGAAGACCTCTCCAGCAAGAGCCCTTTACTAGTGCAATACAATCCTGTCCACAAGAAAGTTCCTGTGCTTGTGCACAATGGTAAAGCCATTTCTGAATCATTAGTCATTCTTGAATATATGGATGAGACATGGAAACAATATCCATTGTTGCCTCAAGATCCTCATGAGCGAGCCAGGGCTCGATTCTGGGCTAAGTTTGGTGATGACAAG GTCTTACAATCAATATTCTATGGCACCTTCTTGAAGCAAGGAAAGGAACTAGAAGAAGGATTAGCTTCAGCAACAGAGAATTTACAGTGCTTAGAAGAAGAactaaaaggaaagaaattctTTGGTGGAGACAATATTGGAGTAGTGGATCTTGCACTGGGGTGGCTTGCTCATTACAACAGTGTATTTGAGGAGATAATTGGTCTTAAAATCATTGACCAAGAAAAATTCCCACTTTTATCAGAATGGAAGCAAGCATTTGCAAGTGTCCCAATCATTCAAGAAAACTGGCCGCCTCGAGACAAACTTGTAGCCAAGTTTGTTGCCACTAGACAGTCTAGGCTTGCAGAAGAAAACACCAAGTGA